The following coding sequences lie in one Methanorbis furvi genomic window:
- a CDS encoding UPF0058 family protein, translated as MHKEELIELHQIFFDIKEYFESINPDLKFPQYTALKIQPDQINRSKLEHKYAIFILGSELAASMKEFETISSRGIPTRMKELAEKTLREMESEREHS; from the coding sequence ATGCATAAGGAAGAGCTTATCGAACTGCACCAGATATTTTTCGATATAAAGGAGTACTTTGAGTCGATCAATCCTGATCTGAAATTTCCCCAGTATACTGCACTGAAGATCCAGCCAGATCAGATCAACCGCAGCAAGCTTGAGCACAAATATGCAATTTTTATTCTCGGTTCTGAGCTTGCGGCATCCATGAAGGAGTTTGAGACTATCTCTTCCCGCGGGATTCCAACACGTATGAAGGAACTTGCGGAGAAGACGTTACGGGAGATGGAGTCAGAGCGCGAGCATTCGTAA
- a CDS encoding ATP-grasp domain-containing protein, translated as MIHIIPKPTDTPGDNSTGMVMAELKRMNVPFEVLNLASVDPFNLPVDGETIWACGIKQDGIQFELLKALELTNRVINSPEAIATCASKVTTTAMLINAGAPSPDTCFTNNKKVVADFLASHDGKAVYKPVYGFDGNGIYLFNSVDQITEAPPYYVQQYVKNDRDYRIFVIGNKAVGAIKRESDHLTHNIHQGGCGTAVEIPADMRAAAEAAARAIGIDYCGVDLLPLEDGGYTVLEVNGTPNWHCMTAPIPRLLAEYLVEQDKLGKC; from the coding sequence ATGATTCATATAATTCCCAAACCCACCGACACACCGGGTGACAACTCGACCGGCATGGTGATGGCAGAACTCAAGCGGATGAACGTCCCCTTTGAAGTCCTCAACCTTGCCTCGGTTGATCCCTTCAATCTGCCGGTCGATGGAGAGACCATCTGGGCATGCGGCATTAAGCAGGACGGCATACAGTTTGAACTCCTCAAAGCACTCGAGCTCACCAACCGCGTCATCAACTCTCCCGAGGCAATCGCCACTTGTGCAAGTAAAGTTACCACAACCGCCATGTTGATCAATGCCGGAGCGCCGAGCCCTGACACCTGCTTCACAAACAACAAAAAAGTCGTCGCCGATTTTCTCGCAAGCCATGACGGCAAAGCAGTCTACAAACCGGTCTACGGCTTTGACGGAAACGGTATCTATCTCTTCAACTCGGTCGATCAGATAACCGAAGCCCCGCCGTACTATGTACAGCAGTACGTCAAAAATGATCGCGACTACCGCATCTTTGTCATCGGAAACAAAGCTGTCGGCGCAATCAAACGTGAATCAGACCACTTAACTCATAACATCCATCAGGGAGGCTGCGGCACGGCAGTAGAAATACCAGCCGACATGCGTGCGGCAGCAGAAGCAGCAGCACGGGCTATCGGAATCGACTACTGCGGTGTTGACCTTCTGCCGCTCGAAGACGGAGGCTACACGGTCCTTGAAGTCAACGGAACCCCGAACTGGCATTGCATGACAGCCCCCATCCCCAGACTGCTTGCCGAGTATCTGGTCGAACAGGATAAACTCGGGAAGTGCTGA
- a CDS encoding DUF116 domain-containing protein, translating to MSVTLPFEATLFNSQFWDNLALLVGQILLILIIVWIVFVIAMVALIVLSIKRKHLYFPMLLRPVLAFTEGAVATGCQVLGVDATQLMEFLIKIDNDVNTTAFAAVPVENRAVFFPQCLRSSNCPARLTPDGLKCISCGRCGLGSVIPPLEEAGYKTFLIPGSTFIKRMVKKYRPQAMIGVGCILEVKEGLEMGKRISMITLGVVTKTDGCVETTMDWDELLEVASIGLPEPIVRREPERKPDQ from the coding sequence ATGTCTGTTACACTGCCGTTTGAGGCGACTTTGTTCAACAGCCAGTTCTGGGATAATCTTGCACTGCTGGTCGGACAGATTCTTCTGATTCTGATCATTGTCTGGATTGTTTTTGTGATCGCGATGGTTGCGTTGATTGTTCTCTCAATCAAACGCAAGCATCTCTACTTCCCGATGCTGCTCAGACCGGTCCTCGCGTTTACGGAAGGGGCGGTTGCGACCGGCTGTCAGGTTCTCGGCGTTGATGCAACACAGTTGATGGAGTTTTTGATCAAGATCGATAATGATGTGAACACAACTGCGTTTGCGGCTGTTCCGGTTGAAAATCGTGCGGTGTTTTTCCCGCAGTGTCTGCGGTCGTCCAACTGTCCGGCACGTCTTACGCCGGATGGGCTGAAGTGTATTTCCTGCGGCAGGTGCGGTCTTGGGTCAGTCATCCCTCCTCTGGAGGAGGCAGGATACAAAACATTTCTGATTCCGGGCTCCACATTCATCAAACGAATGGTGAAGAAGTACCGGCCTCAGGCGATGATCGGTGTCGGCTGTATTCTTGAGGTGAAGGAGGGTCTTGAGATGGGGAAACGTATCTCGATGATTACGCTTGGTGTGGTGACCAAGACCGACGGGTGTGTCGAGACGACGATGGACTGGGATGAACTGCTTGAGGTCGCGTCGATCGGACTTCCCGAGCCGATTGTGCGACGCGAGCCTGAGAGAAAGCCTGATCAGTGA